One genomic region from Mangifera indica cultivar Alphonso chromosome 17, CATAS_Mindica_2.1, whole genome shotgun sequence encodes:
- the LOC123200525 gene encoding calcineurin B-like protein 10 has protein sequence MDTNNNSNSYFRALFNNRWSSLSIAERICAACIPLIAIIEAAVFSIAGCCEKRQPPRKCRLAARDLSRLANESRFTVNEIEALHELYDSLSCSIIKVGLIHKEELQLALFHTTIGENLFLDLVFDLFDENKNGVIEFEEFVRALSVFHPYAPVEEKIDFAFRLYDLRQTGYIEREEVRQMVVALWNEFEIKLPDDDLESIINETFADADTDKDGRINKEEWKAFVIRNPSLLKNMTLPCLKDISTI, from the exons ATGGACACCAACAATAACAGCAACTCATATTTTAGAGCGTTATTTAATAAT AGATGGAGCTCTCTATCAATAGCTGAAAGGATCTGTGCAGCTTGTATACCACTCATTGCCATCATAGAGGCTGCAGTTTTCTCTATCGCAGGCTGTTGCGAGAAGCGACAACCTCCCAGGAAATGCCGCTTAGCTGCCAGAGATCTGTCTCGGCTCGCTAATGAATCTCGAT TTACTGTTAACGAAATAGAGGCTTTGCATGAGCTTTATGATAGTTTGAGTTGTTCAATTATCAAAGTTGGGTTGATTCACAAG GAGGAGCTCCAGTTGGCACTCTTCCATACTACAATAGGCGAGAATCTTTTTTTGGACCTG gtttttgatctttttgatgaaaataaaaatggtgtCATTGAATTTGAGGAATTTGTTCGCGCACTCAGTGTCTTTCATCCATATGCCCCAGTGGAAGAGAAAATTGATT TTGCCTTTAGGCTATATGATCTAAGACAAACAGGGTATATTGAGCGGGAGGAA GTTAGACAGATGGTAGTTGCCCTTTGGAATGAGTTCGAAATAAAATTGCCAGATGACGACCTTGAATCTATCATCAACGAA ACATTTGCTGATGCTGATACTGACAAGGATGGTAGAATCAATAAAGAAGAATGGAAGGCATTTGTGATTCGTAATCCATCCCTCTTGAAGAACATGACTCTCCCTTGCCTAAA GGATATCTCCACGATTTAG
- the LOC123200523 gene encoding uncharacterized protein LOC123200523 isoform X1, with protein MADKPSKALVLYGDGLARFVHSSHTHLHSFASKASCGFLTLPNAPPSESNDERSVREFAVLLDACQAYLDMVIGHTDELECQEKLVIPTLSDRFMGMKAALITNNSRLKSFGGKLGFTTMQLNELSGANDSLAGLSIDVLAFELLKLLGFQDGKMVDSSQYDLVFVHIADDVDYINSMVGSILQIAQPGSEVGSRLHVSVLMSYGCVSEADGSDLSVLISMDKKNSFLSKLIPRQSYTMKGENPRNDVRHHSPMLISQMQYAVTRKDMADKFSFKDFREHGCNLAIPADRFLYEVAFKLWKAPKYGA; from the exons ATGGCAGACAAGCCGAGCAAAGCTCTGGTGTTGTACGGTGATGGGTTGGCCCGTTTCGTGCACTCATCACATACCCATCTTCACTCTTTTGCATCTAAAGCTTCTTGTGGCTTCCTGACTCTCCCTAATGCACCTCCTTCAG AAAGCAATGATGAGCGAAGTGTTAGAGAGTTTGCAGTACTGCTCGATGCATGCCAAGCTTATCTTGATATGGTG ATTGGACATACCGATGAATTAGAATGCCAGGAAAAATTGGTAATTCCAACTTTATCCGACAG GTTCATGGGAATGAAAGCTGCTTTAATCACAAACAATTCAAGGTTGAAATCTTTTGGTGGCAAACTTGGCTTCACTACAATGCAATTAAACGAGTTAAGTGGAGCCAATGATTCCCTTGCTGGTTTATCGATTGACGTTTTGGCCTTTGAGTTGCTGAAGTTGCTTGGATTTCAAGATGGGAAGATGGTGGATTCAAGCCAATATGATTTAGTGTTTGTGCACATTGCTGATGATGTGGACTATATTAATTCTATGGTTGGTAGTATTTTGCAAATAGCTCAACCTGGATCCGAAGTTGGTTCCCGATTGCACGTGTCTGTTCTTATGAGCTATGGGTGTGTCTCAGAAGCTGATGGTTCCGATCTCTCAGTTTTGATTTCTATggacaaaaaaaattcttttctttcaaagcTCATTCCTCGTCAAAGTTACACCATGAAAGGAGAAAATCCTCGAAATGATGTCAG GCACCATTCCCCGATGTTAATATCTCAGATGCAGTATGCTGTGACTCGCAAAGATATGGCGGAtaagttttcttttaaagattttag
- the LOC123200523 gene encoding uncharacterized protein LOC123200523 isoform X2 yields MADKPSKALVLYGDGLARFVHSSHTHLHSFASKASCGFLTLPNAPPSESNDERSVREFAVLLDACQAYLDMIGHTDELECQEKLVIPTLSDRFMGMKAALITNNSRLKSFGGKLGFTTMQLNELSGANDSLAGLSIDVLAFELLKLLGFQDGKMVDSSQYDLVFVHIADDVDYINSMVGSILQIAQPGSEVGSRLHVSVLMSYGCVSEADGSDLSVLISMDKKNSFLSKLIPRQSYTMKGENPRNDVRHHSPMLISQMQYAVTRKDMADKFSFKDFREHGCNLAIPADRFLYEVAFKLWKAPKYGA; encoded by the exons ATGGCAGACAAGCCGAGCAAAGCTCTGGTGTTGTACGGTGATGGGTTGGCCCGTTTCGTGCACTCATCACATACCCATCTTCACTCTTTTGCATCTAAAGCTTCTTGTGGCTTCCTGACTCTCCCTAATGCACCTCCTTCAG AAAGCAATGATGAGCGAAGTGTTAGAGAGTTTGCAGTACTGCTCGATGCATGCCAAGCTTATCTTGATATG ATTGGACATACCGATGAATTAGAATGCCAGGAAAAATTGGTAATTCCAACTTTATCCGACAG GTTCATGGGAATGAAAGCTGCTTTAATCACAAACAATTCAAGGTTGAAATCTTTTGGTGGCAAACTTGGCTTCACTACAATGCAATTAAACGAGTTAAGTGGAGCCAATGATTCCCTTGCTGGTTTATCGATTGACGTTTTGGCCTTTGAGTTGCTGAAGTTGCTTGGATTTCAAGATGGGAAGATGGTGGATTCAAGCCAATATGATTTAGTGTTTGTGCACATTGCTGATGATGTGGACTATATTAATTCTATGGTTGGTAGTATTTTGCAAATAGCTCAACCTGGATCCGAAGTTGGTTCCCGATTGCACGTGTCTGTTCTTATGAGCTATGGGTGTGTCTCAGAAGCTGATGGTTCCGATCTCTCAGTTTTGATTTCTATggacaaaaaaaattcttttctttcaaagcTCATTCCTCGTCAAAGTTACACCATGAAAGGAGAAAATCCTCGAAATGATGTCAG GCACCATTCCCCGATGTTAATATCTCAGATGCAGTATGCTGTGACTCGCAAAGATATGGCGGAtaagttttcttttaaagattttag